One genomic window of Meleagris gallopavo isolate NT-WF06-2002-E0010 breed Aviagen turkey brand Nicholas breeding stock chromosome 22, Turkey_5.1, whole genome shotgun sequence includes the following:
- the MAFB gene encoding transcription factor MafB, with amino-acid sequence MAGELSIGAELPTSPLAMEYVNDFDLMKFDVKKEPLGRNDRSGRHCTRLQPAGSVSSTPISTPCSSVPSSPSFSPTEQKTHLEDLYWMANSYQQMNPEALNLTPEDAVEALIGSHQVSQQLQGFESFRAHHHHHHHHHQHHHQYPAVTHEDLAGSGHPHHHHHHHHQASPTPSTSSSSSQQLQTSHQQHPPSSSVEDRFSDDQLVSMSVRELNRHLRGFTKDEVIRLKQKRRTLKNRGYAQSCRYKRVQQKHHLENEKTQLIQQVEQLKQEVTRLARERDAYKLKCEKLASNGFREAGSTSDNPSSPEFFM; translated from the coding sequence ATGGCCGGAGAGCTGAGCATCGGAGCCGAGCTGCCCACCAGCCCCCTGGCCATGGAGTACGTCAACGACTTCGACCTGATGAAGTTCGACGTGAAGAAGGAGCCCCTGGGCAGGAACGACCGCTCGGGCAGGCACTGCACTCGCCTGCAGCCCGCCGGCTCCGTGTCCTCCACCCCCATCAGCACCCCCTGCAGCTCCGTGCCCTCCTCGCCCAGCTTCAGCCCCACCGAACAGAAGACCCACTTGGAGGACCTGTACTGGATGGCCAACAGCTACCAGCAGATGAACCCCGAGGCGCTGAACCTCACCCCGGAGGATGCGGTCGAAGCCCTCATCGGCTCCCACCAAGTGTCCCAGCAGCTGCAAGGCTTCGAGAGCTTCCGggcccatcaccaccaccatcaccatcaccaccagcaccaccaccaGTACCCCGCCGTCACCCACGAAGACCTGGCGGGCAGCGGGCACcctcaccaccaccatcaccaccaccatcaggCCTCTCCCACCCCTTCCACCTCGTCCAGCTCCTCTCAGcagctccagacctctcaccagcAGCATCCCCCATCCAGCAGCGTGGAGGACCGGTTCTCGGATGACCAGCTGGTCTCCATGTCCGTGAGGGAGCTCAACAGGCACCTCCGAGGCTTCACCAAAGACGAGGTGATCCGCCTCAAGCAGAAGAGGAGGACCTTGAAGAACAGGGGCTACGCTCAGTCCTGCAGGTATAAACGCGTCCAGCAGAAGCACCACCTGGAGAACGAAAAGACCCAACTCATTCAGCAGGTGGAACAGCTCAAGCAAGAAGTGACCCGGCTGGCCAGAGAGCGAGACGCCTACAAGCTCAAGTGTGAGAAACTTGCCAGCAATGGCTTCAGAGAGGCCGGCTCCACCAGTGACAACCCGTCTTCCCCCGAGTTCTTCATGTGA